From the Sulfuriferula thiophila genome, the window GTTCGCCGAGTAAGGTGGCCAGGGGTAGCTGGGTAGATACACTCAAGACATCGACATCAAAGCGAAAGGGCGTGTTGATGCCTTCCTGTCCGTTGATGCGTTCGACAATGAAATTGTCCGGGCGCTGCTCGGGGTGAGTTTGCGTCAGGGTGAGCAGGCGAGCGTGCTGGGAAAGCCCGCTGCCGAGGCGGGCGATCAACTCGGCCAGCTCAGGGCTGAGAATAAGGGTTTCAGTCATCGCGGTATATACCGGGCGGATTAAGGCAGTGTCAGTATCAGTGTGGCCGGGTGCGGAGCCATACGGATAATGTCGTTATATGCAGCGATGGATGTCTGAGTGTTATGACTTAATAACTTGTTGATGCCTGTAAACGTACCCAGTGCGACGACGGCAAATATGGCGGCGATGATCCACAACGGGGTTTCAGTGCGTAATTTGTTTACGATCTGATCGGGTCTGTCCCAGTTTGGGGCGAATACTGCGGGTTTGCCTTTGATATGGGCAATTTCTTCACCTAGCCGCGCGGTCAGATAATGCAGTTTCTCAGGGGATTCCAGCAGGTAGCGGCCCTGAAATCCAAGTAGCAGGCACATGTGAAATACTTCCAGTGCTTGCAGGTGCGGGTTGCCTTTGCTGCGCAGTTCTTCAAGTTTCTGGAAGAAATTTTCACCGGCGAGCTGGTCGCCGAATAAGACTAACTGCAGAGGATGACGTGCCCAGGAATCGCGGATGGAAAACGTTGAACGCAAGACTGTTTCATCGACTGCAGCGCAGAAAGCGTACTTGGCAGCATGCACATCTTCGGCTGAAATATTCAGCTTGCGGGCGCTGCCATCGATGCTATTGAGAAACTGTTGCATTTTTCGCGCGAAATTAGCTTCGTCTTTGGGCGCATTGCCGTTTTTTAACAGGAATAACGCGTAAAAGCCGTCATACATTAAATCCATTAAGGTATGCGCCGAACTCATGCTTGCTTCGTTGCCGAATGATGCGCTGGCGGTTGTGGCGTCAAGTAGGGAGGGGGCAGAATTCGTCATGGCATCACCGCTAATAATTCGAGATGGAGGTCAGGTATGCCCGAAGGCGCGTAAATGGATATGGCCTGGGCTTGTAACATGCGCGCGTATAGCGGCGATTTGTTGTCCAGAGCAAAGTAATAGGTATCAGGTCGTACTGGTATCGCAGCGGGTACTTGCGGTGCGTGTATGAGTTTTACCCCTGGCATAGCTGACAGCACCAGTTTATCGACATCGTCCGGCGCACCTATCTTGAAGCGCATAGGCGTGGTATCAACCAATTCAGTGGCTGGCATGCTGGCGGAGACGGCCAGATAAAATGCGGTTTTCTCATCGATCTTGCCGGAATCAAGCTGCCCCTGGTGGTAAGAAGGCCGTACTTCCGAGAGCGCGATGGCGAAGTGGCGGGTAGAAATGACGGTGTTAAGCAGCTCGCGAATCACGCTGTCGAGACGGAAGAAGCAACTGCCGGTATCCAGATGCTGGTAAGCAGGCAGATCGTTCAACGCATAATTCTTGGAGAAGGTCATCAGCCCGCCAGCCAGGCTGAGCAATTGTTCAAACAGCCGCTCTGGAGGAAGTTGCGGGTTGCTCAGGTAATGCGACAGCGAAGCAAAGCCGACGCTGGCTGTGTGCAGTAACCAGAAAGACGCAATATCGCCGGAGCGAAATTCAATCACGTTTTTGCTAGGCTCACGGTGATGGCCATACAGCGCGTTGACTTTGGCTTGCAGGGCATCCATTAAGCGGCGCAGTAATTGCACCAGGATAGGTGCGCTACGGATGGTGATGCTGGGGGGCACAAAGGCCGGATCAAGCTCAAAGCCGCCGCTACTGGCGCGGCGCAGTCGCAGCAGCGGAAAGCTGATCAATGAATCGCGCGGCTCCAGCTCGGAAACCAGGCGTACTGACTTTTTAAGATAGGTCAGTTCGGCGCGGGCGCCCTGAGTAAACAGATCGGGCGTGTCCAGATTGATCTGGCTGTAACGCGCTGCGGCATTGGGTTGGTCAGTGGCGCTGAAATTGCCGCCATATTCTTTCACCATGGGTAAAGCGGCGTAGTAGGTGAGCGTTTGTTGCGAGAGAGGAATGTCGCCGAGCTCTATGGTGTCGGGCAGGCTGTCGCTGGCAGGCGCGGTGTATTGCTCACCATCGGGAAATATGGCAGAAAACTCCTGCAAACGCAGCGCGTTATTGGCGAGCGCGTCACGGTCAACCTGAACTTTGGCAACGCCCCAGGCATAGGGGTGCAGCGACGTCGCCATGG encodes:
- the icmH gene encoding type IVB secretion system protein IcmH/DotU; translation: MTNSAPSLLDATTASASFGNEASMSSAHTLMDLMYDGFYALFLLKNGNAPKDEANFARKMQQFLNSIDGSARKLNISAEDVHAAKYAFCAAVDETVLRSTFSIRDSWARHPLQLVLFGDQLAGENFFQKLEELRSKGNPHLQALEVFHMCLLLGFQGRYLLESPEKLHYLTARLGEEIAHIKGKPAVFAPNWDRPDQIVNKLRTETPLWIIAAIFAVVALGTFTGINKLLSHNTQTSIAAYNDIIRMAPHPATLILTLP
- the tssK gene encoding type VI secretion system baseplate subunit TssK, with the translated sequence MNNTTKVLWGEGLFLRPQHFQQQDRYHEARLQTMATSLHPYAWGVAKVQVDRDALANNALRLQEFSAIFPDGEQYTAPASDSLPDTIELGDIPLSQQTLTYYAALPMVKEYGGNFSATDQPNAAARYSQINLDTPDLFTQGARAELTYLKKSVRLVSELEPRDSLISFPLLRLRRASSGGFELDPAFVPPSITIRSAPILVQLLRRLMDALQAKVNALYGHHREPSKNVIEFRSGDIASFWLLHTASVGFASLSHYLSNPQLPPERLFEQLLSLAGGLMTFSKNYALNDLPAYQHLDTGSCFFRLDSVIRELLNTVISTRHFAIALSEVRPSYHQGQLDSGKIDEKTAFYLAVSASMPATELVDTTPMRFKIGAPDDVDKLVLSAMPGVKLIHAPQVPAAIPVRPDTYYFALDNKSPLYARMLQAQAISIYAPSGIPDLHLELLAVMP